Sequence from the Salinicoccus sp. RF5 genome:
CTTGATATATCCTGATACTGCGGGCTGTGTCATATGGAGCATATGCGCTGCCCGTGTGAAGCTGCCTTCCTCCACGACTGATACGAATACCTTCGCTACTTGAGTGATCATATTTAATCCTCCATAACCTATTGGTTATAATTAACATAATTATATACTATTTCACTTATGTCTCCCACCATTCTATCATTGAGGTGGGAGGCGAATAATATGAGAGCTGAAAAGCTGCAATTCTGGTACGGTATTCTTTTTACATTATTCATAGCAGTCATCAGCTTTGGAATCGCCCAGTTGCCGGGGTTCACCTACATTGGTCCGCTGGCGACGGCAATCATTCTTGCATTCATATACAGACAAATTTTCGGATACCCAGATAGGCTGAGGTCAGGTATCCAATTTTCAGCGAAAGTGCTGTTGCGCGCTGCAATCATTCTATATGGGCTCAAACTCAATATAGATACGGTGTTCACCGAAGGTCTGCCGCTTTTGATGAAATCAGCAATCGTCATTGCTCTGGCAATCCTTCTATCATATGCATTGGCGAAAATATTCAAAGCCGACATGACCCTGTCCATGCTGCTTGGTGTGGGGACGGGGGTTTGCGGAGCTGCTGCCATTGCTGCGGTTGCGCCGATAATCAAAGCGAAGGATGAGGATACGGCGGTCAGTGTAGGCATCATTGCCCTGCTGGGTACGGTGTTCTCCATATTTTATCTCATCATCCGTCCTTATCTGCCCATCGGTGATGTTGCATATGGGGTATGGTCTGGGCTCAGCCTGCACGAACTTGCACATGTCGCGCTTGCTGCAGAGCCAGCAGGTGAAGAAGCATTGGCATTTGCACTCCTTGCAAAGCTTTCGAGGGTGTTTTTGCTCGTACCCCTATGCTTCATCTTCATCTGGTATATGAGAAGAAAACAGAGCAGGACAGGAGAAGCCAAGGTGGCTTTTCCATATTTTCTTATCGGCTTCATTCTGATGAGTCTGCTGAACAGCTATGTACTTGGAAATGCAGTGGTACTGCCGGAAGGCACTATGGATCTTATTTCCAACCTGACCACACTGCTCCTGA
This genomic interval carries:
- a CDS encoding YeiH family protein — translated: MRAEKLQFWYGILFTLFIAVISFGIAQLPGFTYIGPLATAIILAFIYRQIFGYPDRLRSGIQFSAKVLLRAAIILYGLKLNIDTVFTEGLPLLMKSAIVIALAILLSYALAKIFKADMTLSMLLGVGTGVCGAAAIAAVAPIIKAKDEDTAVSVGIIALLGTVFSIFYLIIRPYLPIGDVAYGVWSGLSLHELAHVALAAEPAGEEALAFALLAKLSRVFLLVPLCFIFIWYMRRKQSRTGEAKVAFPYFLIGFILMSLLNSYVLGNAVVLPEGTMDLISNLTTLLLTMAMIALGLNINMKDMAGRTLSPFAIIFFVSILISLMVYIIK